In one window of Dehalococcoidia bacterium DNA:
- a CDS encoding acetyl-CoA hydrolase/transferase C-terminal domain-containing protein produces MKDWREEYERRMVPAEEAAGLVKSGDRIGFTTGREAHAVGLAIAARLGELKGVQVYVPTPGYDFGWYDPGWEDSFSITVSFPLGVNQEMVEERRCDIAFGSLFPFDLEFFKQGLDVLLTEVSTPDDAGFCSFGQSLWNKKTQVKEAKKVIAEVNPRLIRTYGDNYIHVSEIDYFVEHISSGERPGGGSLLGKKAKKEPDWAQREIAGHVGSIIRDGDCLQIGVGRANEPLIQLGILDGKSDIGYHSEATVPGIIRLVREGVITGKHKNVRPGKVVVTSVGGDTREEVQWVDMNPLFELVDVDWLEDIRVIASIDNMVTINQALAIDLLGQPTAESLGARLLSGAGGQVPFQLGALLSRGGRAITVLPSTAENGTISRIMPALPEGTTVTLHKNCIDLVVTEYGVAHLRGRSVRQKAEELINVAHPDFRGELRKAAQRLFWP; encoded by the coding sequence ATGAAGGACTGGCGGGAGGAGTATGAGAGGAGGATGGTTCCTGCCGAGGAGGCTGCAGGGCTGGTAAAATCCGGAGACCGGATTGGCTTTACCACCGGCAGAGAGGCCCATGCGGTAGGTCTGGCCATCGCTGCTCGTCTAGGAGAGCTTAAGGGGGTGCAGGTTTATGTCCCCACCCCGGGTTATGATTTCGGCTGGTATGACCCGGGCTGGGAGGATTCATTCAGTATCACCGTTTCCTTTCCGCTGGGGGTGAACCAGGAGATGGTCGAGGAGCGGAGGTGTGATATCGCTTTCGGCTCCCTTTTCCCCTTCGACCTGGAATTTTTCAAGCAGGGTCTCGATGTGCTGCTCACCGAGGTTTCGACCCCGGATGATGCGGGCTTTTGCAGCTTTGGCCAGTCATTATGGAATAAGAAAACCCAGGTCAAAGAGGCAAAAAAGGTGATAGCGGAGGTGAATCCCCGTCTGATCCGAACCTACGGCGATAATTATATCCATGTCTCGGAGATAGACTATTTTGTGGAGCATATCTCTTCCGGGGAGCGCCCCGGCGGTGGGAGCCTGTTGGGCAAGAAGGCCAAAAAGGAACCCGACTGGGCGCAAAGGGAAATTGCCGGGCACGTCGGCTCCATCATAAGGGATGGCGACTGCTTGCAGATAGGCGTCGGCCGAGCTAATGAGCCTCTGATTCAGTTGGGCATACTGGACGGCAAAAGCGATATCGGGTATCACTCAGAGGCCACGGTCCCCGGGATAATCCGACTGGTTCGGGAAGGGGTGATTACGGGTAAACATAAGAATGTTCGCCCGGGAAAGGTGGTGGTCACTTCGGTGGGCGGGGACACTAGGGAGGAGGTGCAGTGGGTCGATATGAACCCCCTGTTTGAGCTGGTAGACGTCGACTGGCTGGAAGATATCAGGGTGATCGCTTCCATCGATAACATGGTAACGATAAATCAGGCACTGGCCATCGACCTTCTGGGGCAGCCGACGGCGGAAAGCCTGGGTGCTCGGTTGCTGAGCGGAGCCGGGGGGCAGGTGCCATTTCAGCTCGGGGCGCTCCTGTCCAGGGGAGGGCGCGCTATCACGGTGCTGCCCTCTACCGCGGAGAACGGGACGATATCCCGCATCATGCCAGCGCTGCCGGAGGGTACCACCGTCACCCTGCACAAGAACTGCATCGACCTGGTGGTAACCGAATACGGGGTGGCGCATTTGCGGGGCAGAAGCGTGCGGCAGAAGGCAGAGGAACTAATAAATGTGGCCCATCCCGACTTTCGCGGCGAGCTGAGAAAAGCAGCACAGAGGTTATTCTGGCCCTAA
- a CDS encoding SDR family NAD(P)-dependent oxidoreductase translates to MSDNLKGKNALVTGAAGGIGHEVCLALAREGANIVANDIGASRDGSGTEVGPVDQIVEEIKKLGCDSIANHDSVVDFNAAQRIIQSCVDKFGRIDILVNCHGNLRDRMIWNMTEDEWDSVMIVHLKGTFNTCRHACVLMREQKYGRIINVTSDAWRGTMGHVNYGAVKGGIVSLTRSIAREMGRYGVTANCFAPIAATRMTLNDEVIQGTWKRVEAGVMSKEQAEQVLNMPGPEHIPPIIVYLATDQAANINGQVFHAEAGRVGIYSEPVEIRAIYKPEGIFTTDELISVVPKTLLTGYINPAPPQPEREKKSA, encoded by the coding sequence TTGAGCGATAATCTGAAGGGGAAAAATGCCCTGGTAACCGGAGCCGCGGGTGGTATCGGGCATGAGGTATGCCTGGCCCTGGCCAGGGAAGGGGCTAATATAGTGGCAAACGATATCGGCGCGTCGAGGGACGGCAGCGGTACTGAAGTGGGGCCGGTAGACCAGATAGTTGAGGAGATAAAAAAACTGGGCTGCGATTCGATAGCCAACCACGATTCGGTGGTCGACTTCAATGCAGCACAACGGATAATACAGAGCTGTGTAGACAAATTCGGACGTATCGATATACTGGTCAACTGTCACGGCAACCTCAGAGATCGTATGATCTGGAACATGACTGAGGATGAGTGGGACTCCGTAATGATCGTACATCTAAAAGGTACTTTCAATACCTGTCGCCATGCCTGCGTGTTGATGCGGGAGCAGAAATATGGCCGTATTATCAACGTCACGTCAGATGCATGGCGCGGCACCATGGGACATGTCAACTACGGTGCGGTTAAGGGCGGCATAGTGAGTCTCACCCGCTCTATAGCGCGCGAGATGGGGCGCTACGGGGTAACCGCTAATTGCTTCGCCCCCATCGCCGCTACCAGGATGACGCTGAACGATGAAGTCATACAGGGCACATGGAAGAGGGTTGAGGCCGGGGTTATGAGCAAAGAGCAGGCAGAGCAGGTCTTGAACATGCCCGGGCCTGAGCACATACCACCGATCATAGTCTACCTGGCTACCGACCAGGCCGCCAATATCAATGGACAGGTATTCCATGCCGAGGCAGGTAGAGTGGGCATATACAGTGAACCGGTAGAGATAAGGGCCATATACAAGCCGGAGGGCATATTCACCACGGATGAGCTTATTAGTGTGGTGCCCAAGACCCTGCTAACCGGCTACATCAATCCCGCTCCCCCCCAACCGGAGAGGGAAAAAAAGTCTGCCTAG
- a CDS encoding hydroxymethylglutaryl-CoA synthase gives MKIGIVSYGAYIPIYRLKRDEIARAWDRGSMGGERAVANYDEDSATMAVEAIIDCLKDSDRQSIDGLYFASTTPPYREKQSASLIALAADLRRQIFTADFTDSLRAGTIALQAALDAVKGGSGKRVMLAAADCRLGQPQSDYEQNFGDGAAALLVGDEGVACEIEGSYSHADEFLDIWRTDTDTFTRNWEDRFILAEGYVRNTREAISGIMEKYSLKPHDITRAVFYAPDPRRHSEMARALGFDPKTQVQDPMFATVGNTGAAFALMMLIAALEEARAGDRILFANYGDGGDAFIMRVTEEIERVRERRGIRSHLASRMTLLNYEKYLRFRRLIPIEAQAREQANAFPPVAWREREQLISFHGSRCKRCGRTFHPMQRVCIYCGAKDEYEGVRLSDRQGTLYTYTVDNLALSGDPPTIVSKVHLADGDGEREENGKVGVYCLMTDRDPQKVEPDMPVEMTFRKMHDSGGMHTYYWKCRPPREP, from the coding sequence ATGAAAATCGGGATAGTTTCCTACGGAGCATATATTCCCATATACCGCCTGAAGCGGGACGAGATTGCCCGCGCCTGGGACCGCGGCTCTATGGGAGGAGAAAGGGCCGTAGCTAACTATGATGAAGATAGTGCTACCATGGCAGTGGAAGCCATAATCGACTGCCTGAAGGACAGCGATCGGCAGAGTATCGATGGCCTGTATTTTGCCTCCACAACACCGCCCTACCGTGAAAAGCAATCGGCAAGCCTTATTGCCCTCGCCGCCGACCTGCGCCGCCAAATCTTCACCGCTGACTTTACCGACTCACTTAGAGCAGGGACGATCGCCCTTCAGGCTGCGCTCGATGCGGTAAAGGGCGGATCTGGAAAGAGGGTCATGCTCGCCGCCGCCGATTGCCGCCTTGGCCAGCCCCAATCGGACTACGAGCAGAACTTTGGCGATGGTGCCGCTGCCCTTTTAGTAGGTGATGAGGGTGTTGCCTGCGAGATCGAGGGCAGCTACTCCCACGCCGACGAATTCCTGGATATATGGAGGACGGATACCGATACCTTCACCAGAAACTGGGAAGACAGGTTTATCCTTGCCGAAGGCTATGTGCGGAATACCAGAGAGGCCATCTCGGGTATAATGGAGAAATACAGCCTGAAGCCGCATGATATCACCAGGGCGGTCTTCTATGCCCCCGACCCCAGGAGACACTCCGAGATGGCAAGAGCACTGGGTTTTGACCCCAAGACCCAGGTACAGGACCCCATGTTTGCCACGGTAGGCAATACCGGCGCTGCCTTTGCCTTAATGATGCTCATCGCTGCGTTGGAGGAGGCCAGGGCGGGGGATAGAATCCTGTTTGCCAACTATGGCGACGGCGGTGACGCCTTTATCATGCGGGTAACCGAGGAAATCGAGAGGGTGAGGGAGAGGCGCGGGATCAGGAGCCACCTGGCATCGCGGATGACCCTTCTCAACTATGAGAAATACCTGCGCTTCCGCCGGCTTATCCCCATCGAGGCCCAGGCCCGGGAGCAGGCCAATGCCTTTCCTCCGGTGGCGTGGCGGGAACGGGAGCAACTGATCAGCTTCCACGGCTCCAGGTGCAAGCGTTGCGGCCGCACCTTCCACCCGATGCAGCGGGTGTGTATCTATTGCGGGGCCAAGGATGAGTATGAGGGAGTCCGGCTCTCTGACAGACAGGGCACGCTATATACCTACACCGTGGATAACCTGGCGCTCAGTGGCGACCCCCCAACAATCGTGAGCAAGGTACACCTGGCGGATGGGGACGGTGAAAGAGAAGAGAACGGAAAGGTGGGGGTGTATTGCCTGATGACCGACCGTGACCCCCAAAAGGTTGAGCCGGATATGCCGGTGGAGATGACCTTCCGCAAGATGCACGATTCCGGTGGTATGCATACCTATTACTGGAAATGCCGGCCGCCGAGAGAGCCCTAA
- a CDS encoding acetyl-CoA acetyltransferase has translation MDTIKDKVAIVGMGCCKFGENWDKSADDMIIDAVYEAYEDAGMGREDIQAAWVGTAFSGIGGISIAGPLKLDRIPITRVENFCATGMETIRNASFAIACGAYDIVLCVGFEKLKDTGLAGLPAGYTHPVLGINVTAPGRWAMGATRYFQAYDIDPQEGRKTLARISVKSHYNGARHPKAHLRREVTIEQVLSAPIIAWPLGLFDCCGNTDGAAAAILTRADMAKSFRDDYVLVKGIGLAIGPGLGKEDASYDYIHLPETEAAAKQAYEQAGITNPRKELDILELHDCFTISELMTLEAIGICPQGKAKEDIDAGTFTLTGELPVNADGGLKSFGHPVAASGLRECYEVYKQIQGKAQLPERQLKDVRLGLSHNQGGHPGCLLPIITILGRAG, from the coding sequence ATGGATACCATCAAGGACAAGGTTGCCATCGTCGGCATGGGGTGCTGCAAGTTCGGCGAGAACTGGGATAAGAGCGCCGACGATATGATTATCGACGCGGTCTATGAAGCGTATGAGGATGCCGGCATGGGGCGCGAGGATATACAGGCTGCCTGGGTAGGGACAGCCTTCTCCGGTATCGGCGGGATCAGCATTGCTGGGCCGCTTAAGCTCGACCGCATCCCCATCACCCGGGTGGAAAACTTCTGCGCCACCGGGATGGAGACCATTAGAAATGCCTCCTTTGCCATAGCCTGTGGGGCTTATGATATTGTGCTCTGCGTGGGTTTTGAGAAGCTGAAGGATACCGGCCTCGCCGGGCTTCCCGCTGGCTACACCCACCCCGTCCTGGGGATTAATGTTACCGCACCGGGAAGGTGGGCAATGGGCGCCACCCGGTATTTCCAGGCCTACGACATCGACCCGCAGGAGGGCAGGAAAACCCTGGCCCGGATCTCGGTGAAAAGTCACTATAATGGGGCGCGCCACCCCAAAGCGCACCTTCGCAGGGAGGTAACTATAGAGCAGGTGCTCAGCGCACCGATCATCGCCTGGCCGCTGGGTCTATTCGATTGTTGTGGCAACACCGATGGCGCTGCCGCCGCCATCCTCACCAGGGCGGACATGGCCAAAAGCTTCCGCGATGACTATGTATTAGTCAAGGGAATCGGGCTTGCCATTGGCCCTGGCCTGGGGAAGGAGGATGCCAGTTATGACTACATCCACCTTCCTGAAACAGAGGCCGCAGCGAAGCAGGCATATGAGCAGGCAGGTATCACCAACCCCCGTAAGGAGCTCGATATCCTGGAGCTACATGATTGCTTCACCATAAGCGAGCTGATGACCCTTGAGGCCATCGGTATATGCCCCCAGGGGAAGGCTAAAGAGGACATAGACGCCGGAACCTTTACCCTAACCGGGGAACTGCCGGTTAATGCCGACGGTGGCCTGAAGTCCTTCGGACACCCTGTGGCTGCCAGTGGACTGAGGGAGTGCTACGAGGTATATAAGCAGATTCAGGGCAAGGCACAGCTACCGGAACGCCAGTTGAAGGATGTCAGGCTGGGGCTGTCTCATAATCAGGGTGGCCACCCAGGGTGCCTGCTGCCCATTATCACCATCCTGGGACGGGCAGGATAA
- a CDS encoding CoA transferase: MSKEALKGVKVLELCQLVAGPYCTKLLADLGAEVVKIEEPGGGDAARSLPPFLHDIPDAEGSGLFLYLNTNKFGVTLNVATATGKDIFLELVKQADILVEDNPPQWMTERGLDYQSLKEINPRLIMTSITPFGQSGPYRDYKAYPLNVFQFGGEGYLTPGGVENTSRPPLKVGRFLAEYDSGLSAAIAILAALYWRGKSGSGQRIDISKQESLMALNRMDMVRSANEGEVITRAKQGVPYGGVLPCRDGYTVFITWESVQWDRLVAFMGDPEWASYDKFRDYAGRYQHGELLNALLTEWLVNHPKEELYHEGQAAGVPFAMVYTSKDLVDSEHLKARGFFVEIDHPRTGKVKYPSAPYKFSETPWQAKRPAPLLGEHNEEVFVRWLGHPREELAKLGSAGVV; the protein is encoded by the coding sequence ATGTCCAAAGAAGCCCTGAAAGGCGTGAAGGTGCTGGAGCTATGCCAGCTGGTAGCCGGGCCTTACTGCACCAAGCTACTGGCTGACCTGGGCGCCGAGGTGGTGAAGATAGAGGAGCCGGGAGGCGGCGATGCGGCCAGGAGTTTACCCCCCTTCCTCCATGATATACCCGATGCGGAGGGAAGCGGGCTCTTCCTCTATTTAAACACCAATAAATTTGGGGTCACCCTAAATGTGGCCACAGCAACCGGAAAGGACATTTTTCTGGAACTGGTGAAGCAAGCCGACATCCTGGTTGAGGATAACCCGCCCCAATGGATGACAGAGCGGGGGCTGGACTACCAAAGCCTCAAGGAGATTAACCCCCGGCTTATAATGACCTCCATTACCCCTTTCGGGCAAAGCGGTCCCTACCGCGATTACAAGGCCTATCCGCTCAATGTCTTTCAATTTGGTGGCGAGGGCTATCTTACCCCCGGTGGTGTGGAGAACACTAGCCGCCCCCCGCTCAAGGTTGGGAGGTTCCTGGCAGAATACGATAGCGGGCTAAGCGCCGCCATCGCCATCCTTGCCGCCCTCTACTGGAGGGGGAAATCGGGTAGCGGGCAGCGGATCGACATATCCAAACAGGAATCACTTATGGCGCTCAACCGGATGGATATGGTCAGGTCGGCCAATGAGGGAGAGGTCATCACCAGGGCGAAGCAGGGGGTTCCCTATGGTGGTGTCCTGCCGTGCCGGGACGGCTACACCGTGTTCATAACCTGGGAATCGGTGCAGTGGGACCGGCTGGTAGCGTTTATGGGAGACCCGGAGTGGGCTAGCTATGATAAGTTCAGGGACTACGCCGGTCGCTATCAACACGGCGAGCTGCTGAACGCCCTGCTAACGGAATGGCTGGTAAATCACCCTAAAGAGGAGCTTTATCACGAAGGACAGGCCGCGGGAGTCCCCTTTGCCATGGTCTATACATCAAAGGATCTGGTTGATTCAGAGCACCTGAAGGCAAGGGGTTTCTTCGTGGAGATAGACCACCCCAGGACGGGTAAGGTCAAATATCCATCAGCACCCTATAAGTTCTCGGAGACACCGTGGCAGGCCAAGAGGCCGGCACCGCTTCTTGGCGAGCACAACGAGGAGGTCTTTGTTCGGTGGCTGGGACATCCCCGTGAGGAGCTGGCCAAGCTCGGCTCGGCAGGGGTGGTCTGA
- a CDS encoding CoA transferase gives MDILSGVRILDFTRYAAGPQITLLLAFMGAEVIKVESRVDMDHFRRQEAAVVFGSERAAADCFNSLNANKLGTTINLKTIEGIELAKRLVRISDVVVDNFRAGIMDRLGLGYGVIRGIKPDIIMLSASSHGSTGPESGYIAYAVTMGALSGLSQVTGYAEGPPVIMRSSADLRPGTSAAFAILAALNYRQETGEGQFIDFSAREALTCGIGETIMDYTMNGRVHSRSGNRDDIMAPHNCYRCRGDDKWVSIAISRDDEWEALCHALGNPPWAGDERFTDQFSRWQHHEELDELIEAWTINHTHYEVMETLQGAGVAATPSSSNEELFNDPHCRERECFTPVQHPEEGELYVLAPPWKFSATPARVTAPAPLLGEHNGYVLGELLGMPEEEITRLIAEEVLY, from the coding sequence ATGGATATTCTTAGTGGAGTGCGAATACTCGATTTTACCCGGTATGCCGCCGGACCCCAGATAACGTTGCTACTGGCATTCATGGGGGCTGAGGTTATCAAGGTGGAGAGCCGGGTGGATATGGACCACTTTCGAAGACAGGAGGCGGCGGTGGTATTTGGCTCGGAAAGGGCAGCCGCCGATTGTTTCAACAGCCTTAATGCCAATAAGCTGGGAACAACCATCAACCTGAAGACCATAGAAGGGATCGAGCTGGCCAAGAGACTGGTCCGGATAAGCGATGTGGTGGTGGACAACTTCAGGGCTGGCATCATGGACAGGCTGGGATTGGGCTACGGTGTCATCAGGGGGATCAAGCCGGATATAATAATGCTTTCGGCGTCGAGCCATGGCTCCACCGGCCCGGAAAGCGGGTACATCGCCTATGCCGTGACCATGGGAGCGCTCAGCGGGCTTTCGCAGGTAACCGGCTATGCAGAAGGCCCACCGGTAATCATGAGGAGCAGCGCGGACCTGAGACCGGGGACCAGCGCCGCCTTTGCCATCCTAGCTGCCCTGAACTACCGCCAGGAGACCGGCGAGGGGCAATTCATCGACTTCTCCGCCAGGGAGGCCCTCACATGTGGAATCGGGGAGACCATCATGGACTATACCATGAACGGCAGGGTTCACTCTCGAAGTGGTAATCGCGATGATATTATGGCTCCCCATAATTGTTACCGCTGCCGGGGCGATGATAAGTGGGTGAGCATTGCCATCTCTCGTGACGATGAGTGGGAAGCCCTCTGCCATGCCCTGGGTAATCCGCCGTGGGCGGGAGATGAAAGGTTCACTGACCAATTTAGCCGATGGCAGCACCATGAGGAACTGGATGAGCTCATCGAAGCGTGGACCATAAACCATACCCATTACGAGGTAATGGAGACGCTCCAGGGAGCGGGGGTAGCCGCAACACCCTCCTCCAGCAATGAGGAGCTTTTCAATGATCCTCACTGCCGGGAGCGGGAATGCTTTACCCCGGTGCAACACCCTGAAGAAGGCGAGCTCTATGTACTGGCACCCCCCTGGAAATTCTCCGCCACGCCGGCAAGGGTCACCGCTCCGGCACCGCTGCTCGGGGAACACAACGGCTATGTCTTGGGAGAACTCCTGGGTATGCCTGAAGAGGAGATCACAAGGCTGATAGCGGAGGAGGTTCTTTACTAG
- a CDS encoding enoyl-CoA hydratase/isomerase family protein: MKYRNVLLKIEGAVATITLNRPEKLNAINDAMFRELLAALDEVRQEGDSLVVVIKGAGRSFSAGQDLSGVGTDEVMPPNPRSKAYLYNMFATDMQNQWRWQTIFEFPKITVAQVHGYCLGGGLDLAMACRAIIATDNAVLGDPSVRMGLASPNPLWTYRIGLKKSKELLLTGKYIDGKEAERIGLVMKAVPADKLEEEMSSVTEGFTKSAGIGGFDQLADFWSFNMAALDLGGLAAARRLAGNAYVLSAIQRPERSITDRGEFNFYDVRDKKGLKAAIEERDAPFKEYFPPPQPKKR, from the coding sequence ATGAAGTATCGTAATGTACTCCTCAAAATCGAAGGCGCGGTTGCCACCATTACCCTGAACCGCCCGGAGAAGCTAAATGCGATAAACGACGCGATGTTTCGGGAATTATTAGCTGCACTCGATGAAGTAAGGCAAGAAGGGGACTCCCTGGTGGTCGTTATCAAGGGGGCAGGGCGGTCGTTTAGCGCCGGGCAGGACCTGAGCGGGGTGGGCACCGATGAGGTAATGCCTCCTAACCCCCGGAGCAAGGCCTACCTCTATAATATGTTTGCCACCGACATGCAAAACCAGTGGAGGTGGCAAACCATCTTCGAGTTCCCCAAGATTACCGTCGCCCAGGTGCACGGATACTGCCTGGGTGGGGGACTCGACCTGGCAATGGCCTGCCGCGCCATCATCGCCACCGACAATGCTGTGTTGGGCGACCCCTCGGTAAGGATGGGGCTTGCTTCACCCAACCCCCTGTGGACATACCGCATCGGGCTTAAGAAATCCAAGGAGCTTCTCCTCACCGGGAAGTATATAGACGGCAAGGAGGCGGAGCGGATCGGTCTGGTAATGAAAGCGGTGCCCGCAGATAAACTGGAGGAGGAGATGAGCAGCGTCACCGAAGGCTTTACCAAGTCGGCGGGGATCGGCGGCTTCGATCAGCTAGCTGACTTCTGGTCTTTCAATATGGCGGCCCTCGACCTTGGCGGGCTGGCTGCGGCTCGGCGGCTCGCGGGTAATGCTTATGTCCTCAGCGCCATCCAGCGGCCGGAACGAAGCATCACCGACCGTGGCGAGTTTAACTTTTACGATGTCCGGGATAAGAAGGGGCTCAAGGCAGCCATCGAGGAGAGGGATGCCCCCTTCAAAGAATATTTCCCCCCACCCCAACCTAAAAAGAGGTGA
- a CDS encoding enoyl-CoA hydratase-related protein, translated as MSEIIYEKKEGIGWITLNRPEELNAMNDAMLAGLDEAFAAAEPDLEVKVVVVKGAGQAFSVGQDLSGVGTFEVLSEPGENLTIKRRMEAERRRNRRWEYIFNLAKPTIAQVHGHCLGTGCYLAMVCDITVASEDALFGDPLLRMGLLPHMPLWTWLIGIKKAKELLYTGRYMDANEAEQFGLINKAVPRDELEDEVTRLAKGISLLPGDGLAPAKDAINSVMEARGLGEAWRFTNNMQLVMQQRTMEPGEFNFFKVRDKKGLKAALKERDALFEKFS; from the coding sequence ATGAGCGAGATTATTTACGAGAAGAAGGAAGGGATCGGTTGGATCACGCTAAACCGCCCTGAAGAGCTGAATGCTATGAACGATGCGATGCTGGCAGGGCTGGATGAGGCATTTGCCGCCGCTGAGCCAGACCTGGAGGTAAAGGTGGTAGTGGTAAAGGGCGCCGGCCAGGCCTTCAGTGTGGGGCAGGACCTTAGCGGGGTAGGAACCTTCGAGGTATTATCCGAGCCAGGTGAAAACCTCACCATCAAGAGGCGTATGGAGGCAGAGCGACGCCGCAACCGGAGGTGGGAGTACATATTCAATCTGGCCAAGCCGACCATCGCGCAGGTGCATGGCCATTGCCTCGGCACCGGCTGCTACCTGGCAATGGTATGTGATATCACCGTAGCCTCTGAGGATGCACTCTTCGGTGACCCCCTGCTCAGGATGGGCCTGCTTCCCCATATGCCCCTCTGGACCTGGCTCATCGGGATAAAGAAGGCCAAGGAGCTACTCTACACCGGAAGGTACATGGACGCCAACGAGGCGGAGCAGTTCGGGTTGATAAATAAGGCGGTCCCACGAGATGAGCTAGAGGATGAGGTCACGAGGCTGGCGAAAGGCATCAGCCTCCTACCAGGCGATGGCCTCGCTCCCGCTAAGGACGCTATCAACTCCGTTATGGAAGCCAGAGGTCTGGGGGAGGCATGGCGATTTACCAACAATATGCAACTGGTAATGCAGCAGCGCACTATGGAGCCTGGTGAGTTCAACTTCTTCAAGGTCAGGGACAAGAAAGGCCTCAAGGCAGCCCTCAAGGAGAGGGATGCCCTTTTTGAAAAGTTTTCATAA
- a CDS encoding enoyl-CoA hydratase-related protein yields MPTGFGWEFKTQYQKCYWENGEYREREYRDSLYEKLSDRIARITFNRPDKRNAFNDRQFEDFSAALHQANDDPDIRVVILRGAGTCFGAGHDLSSPEKEESPPVHPGINPTLVDYYGFERRRCTKFEDITDYPKITIAQVHGKCIGASQIVASCCDLIITAEDAQFGIRGFGSQLHGITDWPVWPLWSYKAYAGRTITEMSGKEAVALGFANRAVPIDKLEQEAIKWAEALSELPSEAVAVTKEWINGTLDITGVGGTQRGHFLSHLALQYVRFRPDEVNLYKAKRDKGLKGFLEDRAKTATPEATK; encoded by the coding sequence ATGCCCACAGGATTTGGCTGGGAATTCAAGACTCAATATCAGAAGTGCTACTGGGAGAATGGTGAGTATCGAGAGAGGGAATACCGGGACAGCCTGTATGAGAAGCTTAGCGACCGCATCGCCCGGATAACCTTTAACCGTCCGGATAAGAGGAACGCCTTTAACGACCGGCAGTTTGAGGACTTCTCCGCAGCGCTACACCAGGCCAATGACGACCCCGATATCAGGGTGGTTATCCTGAGAGGAGCGGGTACCTGCTTTGGCGCCGGCCATGACCTTAGCTCCCCCGAAAAGGAGGAGTCCCCACCGGTTCATCCCGGCATAAATCCCACGCTGGTGGACTATTACGGGTTCGAGCGGCGGCGCTGCACCAAATTCGAGGATATAACCGATTACCCCAAGATCACGATTGCCCAGGTGCATGGCAAGTGCATCGGTGCCAGCCAGATAGTGGCCTCCTGCTGCGATCTCATAATCACTGCGGAGGATGCGCAGTTTGGCATCCGAGGCTTCGGCAGCCAGCTTCATGGGATTACCGATTGGCCGGTCTGGCCCCTGTGGTCCTATAAAGCCTATGCCGGCCGGACGATCACGGAGATGTCGGGGAAGGAGGCGGTGGCGCTGGGCTTCGCCAACAGGGCAGTCCCCATAGATAAGCTTGAGCAGGAAGCGATTAAGTGGGCCGAGGCGCTAAGCGAGTTGCCCAGCGAGGCCGTTGCCGTCACCAAGGAATGGATTAACGGGACGCTCGATATCACCGGGGTGGGTGGCACCCAGAGGGGTCACTTCCTCTCCCACCTCGCCCTGCAATATGTGCGTTTCAGGCCCGATGAGGTCAACCTCTATAAAGCAAAAAGGGACAAGGGGCTGAAGGGCTTCCTTGAAGACCGGGCGAAAACGGCTACACCCGAAGCAACAAAGTGA